Proteins from a genomic interval of Blastocatellia bacterium:
- the nifA gene encoding nif-specific transcriptional activator NifA, with product MKNKASEISKLSTLLEISQVLSLTLELKESLSRLLEILERRQQMEHGTIALLDSNRKEILIEVAHNLTSSQIEKGRYKLGEGITGTVVASGRPVIIPKLSREPMFLNRTGARRNLHKRELSFICVPIIVNGQTLGALSVDLRFHKDTDFNQKLEFLTIVASMIARNLQLNQMLEMEKRRLLDENTNLKQKLQERYNFTNIIGSSSSMRAVYQLITQVATTSTTVLIRGESGTGKELIAQAVHYSSERSSKPFVKVNSAALPESLIESELFGYEKGAFTGASARKKGRFELAEGGTLFLDEIGELSPAIQVKLLRVLQEKEFERVGGVETIKVNVRIIAATNKDLEKAIEKGTFREDLYYRLNVFSLYLPPLRERRTDILLLADHFLEKYAREHNKAVKRISTPAIDMLMCYHWPGNVRELENCLERAVLICDSGVIHAHHLPPTLQTAEASNTEPRLNLISSVEAYEKDLILDALKSCRGNQAKAALLLDTTERIINYKVKKYKIDYRWFRS from the coding sequence ATGAAAAATAAAGCCTCAGAAATTAGTAAACTCTCTACATTACTAGAAATTAGCCAAGTTTTAAGCCTCACTTTAGAGTTAAAAGAAAGTTTAAGCCGTTTATTAGAAATTCTTGAACGTCGCCAACAAATGGAACATGGGACAATTGCACTACTAGATAGCAATCGTAAGGAAATTCTTATTGAAGTAGCCCATAACTTAACCTCAAGCCAAATAGAAAAAGGGCGTTATAAACTAGGCGAAGGAATTACAGGCACTGTTGTTGCTAGTGGGCGACCAGTTATTATACCTAAGCTAAGCCGAGAGCCGATGTTTCTTAACCGTACAGGAGCTAGACGTAATCTACATAAGCGGGAGCTTTCTTTTATTTGTGTTCCAATTATAGTTAATGGGCAAACACTTGGAGCTTTAAGCGTAGATCTACGCTTTCATAAAGATACAGATTTTAATCAAAAACTAGAATTTCTTACTATTGTTGCATCAATGATTGCTAGAAATTTACAGCTAAATCAAATGCTGGAAATGGAAAAGCGACGGCTTTTAGATGAAAATACTAACTTAAAACAAAAACTTCAAGAACGCTATAACTTTACAAATATTATTGGTTCTAGCTCTAGTATGAGGGCAGTTTATCAGCTTATTACTCAAGTAGCAACTACTAGTACAACAGTCTTAATACGTGGTGAATCTGGCACAGGAAAAGAATTAATTGCACAGGCTGTGCATTATTCATCTGAACGCTCTAGTAAGCCTTTTGTTAAAGTAAATAGTGCGGCTTTACCAGAAAGTTTAATTGAATCTGAGCTATTTGGTTATGAAAAAGGTGCTTTTACTGGTGCTAGTGCGCGTAAAAAAGGACGTTTTGAACTAGCTGAAGGAGGCACATTATTTTTAGATGAAATTGGCGAATTGTCCCCAGCCATACAAGTAAAGTTGCTTAGGGTTTTACAAGAAAAAGAATTTGAGCGAGTTGGAGGTGTAGAAACAATTAAAGTAAATGTAAGAATCATTGCTGCAACAAATAAAGACTTAGAAAAAGCTATAGAAAAAGGTACTTTTCGAGAAGATCTTTATTATCGGCTAAATGTTTTTTCTCTTTATTTGCCACCTTTAAGAGAGCGTCGGACAGATATTTTGTTACTGGCAGACCATTTTTTAGAAAAATATGCTCGTGAACATAACAAGGCTGTTAAACGAATTTCTACACCTGCTATTGATATGTTAATGTGCTATCACTGGCCAGGAAATGTTAGAGAACTTGAAAATTGCTTGGAACGTGCTGTTTTAATTTGTGATTCAGGAGTAATTCACGCACATCATTTGCCGCCTACACTGCAAACGGCGGAAGCTTCCAACACTGAACCTAGATTAAATTTAATTTCTTCTGTTGAAGCTTATGAAAAAGACCTTATCTTAGATGCCTTAAAATCTTGCCGAGGTAATCAAGCTAAAGCCGCTTTGCTGCTGGATACAACGGAAAGAATAATTAATTACAAAGTAAAAAAATATAAAATTGATTACCGCTGGTTTCGTAGCTAG
- the crtI gene encoding phytoene desaturase produces MTENKRVAVIGAGLGGLAVAACLAAKGFKVDVFERHNQVGGKASSYFKDGFTFDEGPSIVVMTWVYEDLFQKLGQNLTDYLQFERLDPAFRIFTPQGQILDVPAQEKELLNVIETLSKKDAKAFKQLLSQCDLFARIFARDFYEKMFAGLKDIFFSRLMPSSIILPPMRNYLKEVKRRFQHELVQSLLIGFPIYAGLDPRNAPASLLLIPWTIIREGVWYPKGGIHKIPEAIAKLAEKLGVKIHLNSDVTMIEIDKTLKVTGIKVNGLKENYHTVVSNSDYVFTHSLLSGVDIWPQGIEKLRQGQAQASASFLTLELALSNTLPKLKHHNLLLDGDPTPSYHDIFDLGVLPSKTPIYINAPVRNDPTLAPAGKDNLFVVISVPPRKDPNPDIYRNIENIY; encoded by the coding sequence ATGACAGAAAATAAACGTGTAGCGGTTATTGGGGCTGGTTTAGGTGGACTAGCAGTAGCGGCTTGTCTAGCAGCAAAAGGTTTTAAGGTAGATGTTTTTGAGCGACATAACCAGGTAGGTGGAAAAGCTTCTAGTTACTTTAAAGATGGTTTTACTTTTGATGAAGGCCCTTCAATTGTCGTTATGACCTGGGTTTATGAAGATCTGTTTCAAAAATTAGGACAAAATTTAACAGATTATTTACAATTTGAAAGATTAGATCCAGCTTTTCGGATTTTTACACCTCAAGGACAAATTTTAGATGTTCCTGCTCAAGAAAAAGAATTGCTGAACGTGATAGAAACTCTTTCAAAAAAAGATGCAAAAGCTTTTAAGCAGTTACTATCACAGTGTGATTTATTTGCGCGTATTTTTGCAAGAGATTTTTATGAAAAAATGTTTGCAGGCTTAAAAGATATATTTTTTTCCCGCCTAATGCCCTCATCAATAATTTTGCCACCAATGCGCAATTACTTAAAAGAAGTAAAACGACGTTTTCAACACGAACTTGTACAATCTTTATTAATAGGCTTTCCAATTTATGCAGGCTTAGACCCTCGCAATGCTCCTGCTTCGCTGCTATTAATCCCTTGGACAATTATTCGGGAAGGGGTTTGGTATCCAAAAGGCGGTATACATAAAATTCCTGAAGCTATTGCTAAATTAGCTGAAAAATTAGGCGTTAAGATTCACTTAAATAGTGATGTAACTATGATAGAAATAGATAAAACCTTAAAAGTTACAGGAATAAAAGTTAATGGCTTAAAGGAAAACTATCACACTGTAGTTTCTAATTCTGATTATGTTTTTACACATAGTTTATTATCTGGTGTAGACATTTGGCCCCAAGGTATTGAAAAGCTTCGTCAAGGCCAAGCTCAAGCTAGTGCCTCTTTTTTAACACTGGAATTAGCTTTATCTAATACTCTGCCTAAGTTAAAACACCATAATTTACTGCTTGATGGGGATCCGACTCCTTCCTATCATGATATTTTTGATCTTGGTGTGCTTCCCTCTAAAACTCCTATTTATATTAATGCTCCTGTTCGTAATGATCCAACACTTGCACCAGCAGGAAAAGATAATTTATTTGTAGTAATTTCTGTTCCTCCAAGAAAAGATCCTAATCCAGACATTTACCGGAATATAGAGAACATATATTAA
- a CDS encoding serine/threonine protein kinase, with translation MPKNKQRTLVEDLVKEENKEENKELDKTLSLGALELDEGILSNSQQQIERTFGYSEKKTSSELSNKIIKGKYKILDLLGEGGGSKVYLTERLLIQDKTALKILFSELANDPIKVKRFHLEAVTTASIKHPNVIAIYDFDYTEQNIPFIVMELLQGQTLLTRIKQKKQLNLSECVAIITPICAALNVAHSRGIVHRDLKPGNIVLHKMDDGSEVVKVIDFGIAKSLLNGNRINTGPGIVFGTPSYMSPEHCLGEKVIDGRSDVYSLGVLLFEMLTGKLPFHSGSPTSIMFRHIRETPPSPKAICPDIDPKIEELILRSLAKEPNRRFPSTLDLAAELNKILLEKNLTQ, from the coding sequence ATGCCCAAAAATAAGCAAAGAACTTTGGTTGAAGATTTAGTTAAAGAAGAAAATAAAGAAGAAAATAAAGAATTAGATAAAACTTTATCTTTGGGAGCTTTGGAACTAGATGAAGGTATTTTAAGCAATTCACAACAACAAATTGAGCGCACTTTTGGTTATAGTGAAAAAAAGACATCTAGTGAACTTTCTAATAAAATTATAAAAGGAAAATATAAAATCTTAGATTTATTGGGGGAAGGAGGGGGTTCAAAAGTATATCTTACTGAACGTTTGCTAATACAAGACAAAACAGCATTAAAAATATTATTTTCAGAACTTGCTAATGATCCAATAAAAGTTAAACGCTTTCACTTAGAAGCTGTTACTACAGCTTCAATTAAACATCCAAATGTAATTGCAATCTACGATTTTGATTATACAGAACAAAATATTCCTTTTATTGTAATGGAACTATTGCAAGGACAGACTTTATTAACAAGAATAAAACAGAAAAAACAATTAAATCTATCAGAATGTGTTGCAATCATAACTCCAATTTGTGCAGCCCTTAATGTTGCTCATAGTCGTGGTATAGTTCATCGTGACTTAAAGCCTGGCAATATTGTTTTACATAAAATGGATGATGGTAGCGAAGTAGTCAAAGTTATAGATTTTGGTATTGCCAAAAGTTTACTTAATGGTAATCGTATTAATACTGGCCCGGGTATAGTTTTTGGGACACCTTCTTATATGTCTCCAGAACATTGCTTAGGTGAAAAAGTTATTGATGGTAGGTCAGATGTTTATAGTTTAGGTGTTTTATTATTTGAAATGTTAACAGGGAAATTGCCATTTCATAGTGGTAGCCCTACTAGCATAATGTTTAGACATATTCGGGAAACTCCTCCGTCACCAAAAGCTATTTGCCCTGATATTGATCCTAAAATAGAAGAATTAATTTTACGTAGTTTAGCTAAAGAGCCTAACCGACGCTTCCCTTCTACTTTAGACCTAGCTGCTGAATTAAATAAAATCCTGCTAGAAAAAAATCTTACTCAATAA
- a CDS encoding ferritin-like domain-containing protein — translation MSADRKIKFFESLDVQTRRNFLKLAAMAGVSSSVIFSNPVSSLALGKDGDVKIMNVALGLEHQAIAAYNAGAGTKLLSDPVLKLAVKFLKQHEQHRDALAATIKKFGGKPVDALANYDVAAIAKGVGVTALASEGDIIKLAARLEEQATKAYLANVANFESKDVIKAASAIAADEAAHTAILTNALGEFANSKSYLG, via the coding sequence ATGTCCGCTGACAGAAAAATTAAATTCTTTGAATCATTAGATGTTCAAACCCGTCGTAACTTTTTAAAACTAGCTGCTATGGCTGGTGTTTCTAGTTCCGTAATTTTTTCTAATCCAGTTAGTTCTTTAGCTTTAGGCAAAGATGGCGATGTCAAAATCATGAACGTTGCTTTAGGTCTTGAACACCAAGCTATTGCTGCTTACAATGCTGGTGCTGGTACAAAATTACTATCTGACCCAGTCTTAAAATTAGCTGTTAAGTTCTTGAAACAACACGAACAACACAGAGATGCTTTAGCTGCAACAATTAAGAAATTTGGTGGCAAACCAGTTGATGCTTTAGCTAATTATGATGTTGCTGCTATTGCTAAAGGCGTTGGCGTAACTGCTCTTGCTTCTGAAGGCGATATTATTAAATTAGCCGCTAGATTAGAAGAACAAGCAACCAAAGCTTACTTAGCTAATGTTGCTAACTTTGAAAGCAAAGATGTTATTAAAGCTGCTTCTGCTATTGCTGCTGATGAAGCTGCTCACACTGCTATTTTAACCAATGCTTTAGGCGAATTTGCTAACAGCAAATCCTATCTTGGTTAA
- a CDS encoding long-chain fatty acid--CoA ligase yields the protein MAKSVSKTTNKKEQTKTKQINPLTLEAIPLILLQRAKKHPERIALKVKNNGQFQDITWAEYGRKVSQMAAGLLALGLERGEKVAIISANRPEFAYSDLGVMIAGAITVAIYPSSTAKSIAYILNHCEARFLIVDNQEKIEKILEVIEELKYLEKIILVDVGEKIKLPKKTKLQFFEDILALGQEHLDTDEELLTQSINKLNLEDTAIIIYTSGTTGQPKGAMLAHKNISFICATMASVATGVQEHETFISFLPLAHVLERLGCLYFSIHNGGTVGFVEKLETVAADILDIRPTILYGVPRFFEKIYNGVMTAVMDGSWIKRNIFLWAVNVGRQVAKRKQKHRKIGIVLELKYWLAEKLVFEKIRARLGGRVKSIISGGAPLGVNISEFFANVGMPVMEAYGATETSAPATITRPEALRVGTVGTPIPDVEVKIAEDGEILIRGGGVCQGYYKDPEATKQAFVDGWYYSGDIGHFDDEGNLIITDRKKDIIITSGGKNIAPQNIENVLKSSPFINNAMVYGDRRNYLTALITLNPETITNYAAKEKIKTSDLAALAKKHQIRMLIEEEIAKKNRELASYERIKKFSILPRDFSIENGELTPTLKVKRREVTQKYQELLDSMYEKEFASTT from the coding sequence ATGGCTAAAAGTGTATCCAAAACTACTAATAAGAAAGAACAAACTAAAACAAAGCAAATCAATCCTTTAACCTTAGAAGCAATACCTTTAATACTATTGCAACGGGCTAAAAAGCACCCAGAAAGAATTGCATTAAAAGTCAAAAACAATGGTCAGTTCCAAGATATAACCTGGGCAGAATATGGTAGAAAAGTTTCACAAATGGCAGCAGGACTTCTAGCACTAGGTTTAGAAAGAGGTGAAAAAGTTGCAATAATTTCAGCTAACCGCCCAGAATTTGCCTATTCTGATCTAGGTGTAATGATTGCAGGCGCAATAACAGTAGCTATTTATCCTAGCAGTACAGCTAAAAGTATTGCTTATATTCTTAATCATTGTGAAGCTAGATTTTTAATTGTAGATAATCAAGAAAAAATAGAAAAGATACTTGAAGTTATAGAAGAACTAAAATATTTAGAAAAAATAATTTTAGTAGATGTTGGAGAAAAAATAAAATTACCTAAAAAGACCAAACTACAATTTTTTGAAGATATTTTAGCACTTGGACAAGAACACTTGGACACAGATGAGGAATTGCTAACACAATCAATTAATAAACTTAATTTAGAAGATACAGCAATAATTATTTATACATCTGGAACTACAGGACAGCCAAAAGGAGCAATGCTAGCACACAAGAATATTAGTTTTATTTGTGCAACTATGGCATCAGTTGCTACAGGTGTTCAAGAACATGAAACATTTATTTCTTTCTTACCACTTGCACATGTTTTAGAAAGATTGGGTTGTTTGTATTTTTCTATACATAATGGAGGGACAGTTGGATTTGTAGAAAAACTAGAAACCGTAGCAGCAGATATTTTAGATATTCGTCCAACTATTCTTTACGGGGTGCCAAGGTTTTTTGAAAAAATTTATAATGGTGTAATGACTGCTGTAATGGATGGAAGTTGGATTAAACGCAATATTTTCCTTTGGGCTGTTAATGTTGGTCGTCAGGTAGCAAAACGAAAACAAAAACATCGTAAAATAGGAATAGTCTTAGAGTTAAAATACTGGTTGGCAGAAAAATTAGTTTTTGAAAAAATTCGCGCTCGTTTAGGTGGAAGAGTTAAATCTATTATTTCTGGTGGCGCACCGCTTGGAGTAAATATTTCTGAGTTCTTTGCTAATGTAGGAATGCCAGTAATGGAAGCTTATGGAGCTACAGAAACCTCTGCACCAGCTACTATAACTCGTCCAGAGGCTTTACGAGTAGGTACGGTTGGAACACCAATTCCTGATGTAGAAGTAAAGATTGCTGAAGATGGAGAGATTTTGATTCGTGGTGGTGGAGTTTGTCAGGGCTATTATAAAGATCCAGAAGCTACCAAACAGGCATTTGTTGATGGTTGGTATTATTCAGGCGATATTGGGCATTTTGATGATGAAGGTAACTTAATAATCACTGATCGCAAAAAAGATATAATTATTACTTCTGGAGGAAAAAATATTGCACCACAGAATATTGAAAATGTTTTAAAAAGTTCACCATTTATTAATAATGCAATGGTTTATGGAGATAGACGTAATTATTTAACAGCTTTAATAACACTTAATCCAGAAACAATTACAAACTACGCTGCTAAAGAAAAAATAAAGACTAGCGATCTAGCCGCACTAGCAAAAAAACACCAAATACGTATGCTAATTGAGGAAGAAATTGCTAAAAAAAACCGGGAATTAGCTTCTTATGAAAGAATTAAGAAATTTAGTATTTTGCCTAGAGATTTTTCTATTGAAAATGGCGAACTCACTCCTACATTAAAGGTAAAACGCCGAGAAGTAACACAAAAATATCAAGAATTGCTAGATAGTATGTATGAAAAGGAATTTGCTTCCACAACCTAG
- a CDS encoding DUF4388 domain-containing protein, with protein sequence MTLSTLPPEELEFIRECDVFLNLDFDLIQQIVSRGEIVTLAPGATLFEIGQVVSNFYVVKRGLVEICRPSAENPSEIRPVAYLGTSDSLGEMTLLIGSTHGSIARMPEGGSVFVISRPTFLQLLDDFPAFTKSLLMVFAYRLQSSVKNQRIAKRHLQGNLRFFDLPTVIQTIIASKLTGTLVITSEQQEPVAEVNFSDGQVKSAFLADLFGVEAFLQLFQPPPQDGLFNFKSGPIQQSDSPALEINFPTMNLLMEAVRLQDELAEMKSRLSDTDTFIPLASELDWDSKDSNYKVAKTIWELINRQQYIVTELCAAIERSHYYCYQVLLQLIDTNQIKRIPLDDIELTPITQNLT encoded by the coding sequence ATGACATTATCTACTTTGCCCCCAGAAGAACTTGAATTTATAAGAGAATGTGATGTTTTTCTTAATTTAGATTTTGATTTAATTCAACAAATCGTTAGTCGTGGAGAAATTGTTACATTAGCCCCAGGAGCAACGCTTTTTGAGATAGGCCAAGTTGTTAGCAATTTTTATGTGGTAAAACGTGGGCTAGTTGAAATTTGCCGGCCTTCAGCAGAAAACCCTAGTGAAATACGCCCCGTTGCCTATTTAGGAACTTCTGATTCTTTAGGAGAAATGACTTTACTAATTGGTAGTACACATGGATCAATTGCCCGTATGCCTGAAGGAGGCTCAGTTTTTGTAATTTCTCGACCTACATTTTTACAACTATTAGATGATTTTCCAGCATTTACCAAATCTTTACTTATGGTTTTTGCTTATAGATTACAATCTAGCGTAAAAAACCAACGCATTGCTAAACGTCATTTACAAGGTAATTTAAGGTTTTTTGATTTACCTACAGTAATTCAAACTATTATTGCTTCTAAACTAACAGGAACATTAGTAATTACTAGCGAACAACAAGAACCTGTTGCAGAAGTTAATTTCTCTGATGGACAAGTTAAAAGCGCGTTTTTAGCAGATCTTTTTGGAGTAGAAGCATTTTTACAACTTTTTCAACCACCCCCTCAAGATGGATTATTTAATTTTAAGTCTGGCCCCATCCAACAATCAGATAGCCCCGCTTTAGAAATTAACTTCCCAACTATGAATTTATTGATGGAAGCCGTCCGACTGCAAGATGAATTAGCAGAAATGAAAAGCCGATTAAGTGATACAGATACCTTTATTCCTTTAGCAAGTGAATTAGATTGGGATAGTAAAGATTCTAATTATAAGGTTGCTAAAACCATTTGGGAACTTATTAATAGACAACAATATATTGTTACAGAACTTTGTGCAGCCATTGAACGATCTCATTATTATTGCTACCAAGTATTGCTACAACTAATTGATACTAATCAAATTAAGCGTATCCCACTTGATGATATAGAGCTAACTCCTATAACCCAAAATCTTACTTAG
- a CDS encoding LysM peptidoglycan-binding domain-containing protein has translation MEISGPKINNFVNLDSELLETGTSTKANQTENVLPIGVEVKKFSPNGEGKNKFDSSLSDSDSPTNIGASASSLAKVSEELLVSGNFKLSLDKKKSGEFPKFNNGNDSQFPPGQLKSHGNKHKPDFPSNPLEVKDKVPNNTPNNSNNSPLPNPSLPPPIVRPKANELPQINQNNSAKNNSSNSLETNFNQSNLQQTLNQQTVEKQILKTENKLDKVFNKDLDNDLTRNPRADKAPPSKSNKHAENSSANSPTSIDESENTLEIEITQSLEVEQDVENSLGKTDEFPIDNEPVDVDPNQSARIGKGRGKDNSADVVFNNIDVLGDSDSLDNPINNNDLLDNALNAAVGKFAGKNSSILTNTIPNPEILDTENLDLNNPEVINNPNKFVGSKQILTNLPSSPALSNPTIPTDKADVNITNQTSHASLLSKSSFLAQQSKTTDPNSIANLIATSNTKVLMIPVGQSLEQVASELGMNVFDLLKANPQLLKDPLLFAGQKLKVPNPQDGVNLTNNLTNLANSNNSLTNGQQSLTNQVNSLANQLSASPLKQKQLQLDPTKANLGSIANAQVEIAKANSNLPHQGHLRVAETERGISGIDRASEKTTPTVKQNENFAPTFGVFANRDIEEEYVENRPQSKRKLNLPEPFDEWADHIYSAADKYDLEPSLIAAIIWCESAGRNIISGHSHGLMQIDARRYDTWLKLNEDGLNPATNIDFGVSILRKNIDYFGKTASGIAAYNCGIDLVEEAIILGKGVDYFTSDKNYSFRVLTQQDYFRRFFD, from the coding sequence ATGGAAATAAGCGGGCCAAAAATAAACAATTTCGTTAATTTAGATAGCGAGTTACTAGAAACTGGTACATCTACCAAAGCAAATCAAACAGAAAATGTTTTACCTATTGGTGTAGAAGTTAAAAAATTTTCTCCTAATGGTGAAGGAAAAAATAAGTTTGATTCTTCATTATCAGACAGTGATAGTCCTACTAATATTGGAGCATCTGCTAGTAGTTTAGCAAAAGTATCTGAAGAATTACTTGTTAGTGGAAACTTTAAGTTGTCTTTAGATAAGAAAAAATCAGGTGAGTTTCCTAAGTTTAACAATGGTAATGATTCCCAATTTCCACCAGGACAGCTAAAATCTCATGGTAATAAACATAAACCTGATTTTCCTTCTAATCCTTTAGAAGTAAAAGACAAAGTACCAAATAATACCCCAAATAATTCCAATAATAGTCCTTTGCCTAATCCCTCTTTACCGCCACCTATTGTTAGACCAAAGGCTAACGAATTGCCTCAAATTAATCAAAATAATTCTGCTAAAAATAATTCCAGTAACTCATTAGAAACTAATTTTAATCAATCAAATTTACAACAAACTCTTAATCAACAAACCGTAGAAAAACAAATACTTAAAACAGAAAATAAACTAGATAAAGTATTTAATAAAGATTTAGATAATGATCTAACTAGAAATCCTCGTGCAGACAAAGCACCTCCATCTAAATCAAATAAACATGCAGAAAACTCATCTGCAAATTCTCCAACTTCTATTGACGAATCAGAAAATACTTTAGAAATAGAAATTACCCAATCACTAGAAGTAGAACAAGATGTAGAAAATAGCTTAGGTAAAACAGATGAATTTCCAATTGATAATGAGCCTGTAGATGTAGACCCAAATCAATCTGCTCGCATAGGTAAAGGTAGAGGTAAAGATAACTCTGCTGATGTAGTCTTTAATAATATAGATGTTTTAGGAGATTCTGATAGCTTAGATAACCCTATCAATAACAATGACTTACTAGATAATGCTTTAAATGCAGCAGTAGGAAAATTTGCTGGTAAAAATAGCTCTATCCTTACAAATACAATACCTAATCCTGAAATTTTGGACACAGAAAATCTTGACCTAAATAATCCTGAAGTTATAAATAATCCAAACAAATTTGTAGGTTCAAAACAAATTCTTACTAACCTTCCCTCTAGTCCTGCTTTATCTAATCCAACAATTCCAACAGATAAAGCAGATGTAAATATCACTAATCAAACTTCCCATGCTTCACTCTTAAGTAAGTCTTCCTTTTTAGCACAACAATCAAAAACAACTGACCCAAATAGCATTGCTAATTTAATTGCTACCAGCAATACTAAAGTCCTTATGATTCCTGTTGGTCAAAGCCTTGAGCAAGTAGCTTCAGAACTAGGAATGAATGTATTTGATTTACTAAAAGCTAATCCTCAACTGCTAAAAGATCCTCTGCTCTTTGCTGGTCAAAAACTTAAAGTACCTAATCCACAAGACGGCGTTAACTTAACTAATAATTTAACTAATTTAGCTAATTCAAATAATAGTTTAACTAACGGCCAACAATCTTTAACTAATCAAGTAAACTCACTTGCTAACCAATTATCAGCAAGTCCACTGAAGCAAAAACAATTACAACTTGACCCAACAAAAGCTAATTTAGGCTCAATTGCTAATGCACAAGTAGAAATAGCTAAAGCTAATAGCAATCTTCCTCATCAAGGACATTTACGAGTAGCAGAAACTGAACGCGGCATTAGTGGTATTGATCGAGCAAGTGAAAAAACTACTCCAACGGTTAAACAAAATGAAAATTTTGCTCCTACATTTGGTGTTTTTGCTAACCGGGACATAGAAGAAGAATATGTAGAAAATCGGCCTCAATCTAAAAGAAAACTTAATCTACCTGAGCCTTTTGATGAATGGGCAGATCATATTTATTCAGCAGCCGACAAATATGATTTAGAACCATCTTTAATTGCTGCAATAATTTGGTGTGAAAGTGCGGGTAGAAACATTATAAGTGGTCATAGTCATGGCTTAATGCAAATAGATGCACGTCGTTACGATACTTGGTTAAAACTTAATGAAGATGGCTTAAATCCTGCTACCAATATTGATTTTGGAGTCTCCATTTTACGTAAAAATATAGATTATTTCGGTAAAACTGCTAGTGGCATTGCTGCTTATAATTGTGGAATAGATCTAGTAGAAGAAGCCATTATTTTAGGTAAAGGTGTAGATTATTTTACTAGCGATAAAAATTATTCCTTTAGAGTATTAACACAACAAGATTATTTCCGTCGTTTTTTTGATTAA
- a CDS encoding oxidoreductase: MRNSYLSVLVKILFVLIALFTLAFAKPLDSLDFWQLQQSNSKANLRGLSIVSSKVVWASGSQGDCLKTIDAGKTWTSISIPETQDLDFRDLQAFDENTVCLLSIGEGEKSRIYKTSDSGKTWKLVYKNTNPKAFFDALAFWDEKHGIAFSDPVDGHFLIITTSDGGETWQEIPQKNIPPALDGESAFAASGSCITVFGKTNAWIGTGGTQARVFRSTNRGKTWEVSNTPIISGSSSTGIFSLAFKDAKMGVAVGGDFQNPAETKKTAAYTTDGGKTWQLVKQTSKSNISPLPNGYRSSVAYLPTNKNLLLTVGLNGTDYSLDGGRSWKMANSEGFNTFACQALECWAIGANGKIAKLEAKKLLQQVSTTSK, from the coding sequence ATGAGAAACTCTTATTTATCTGTTTTAGTAAAAATTCTCTTTGTTTTAATAGCATTGTTTACTCTTGCTTTTGCTAAACCTTTAGATTCTTTAGATTTTTGGCAATTACAGCAAAGTAATTCTAAAGCAAATTTACGTGGCTTAAGTATTGTTAGCAGTAAAGTAGTATGGGCAAGCGGTAGCCAAGGAGACTGCCTAAAAACCATTGATGCTGGCAAAACTTGGACAAGCATTTCCATTCCCGAAACACAAGACCTAGATTTTAGAGATTTACAAGCCTTCGATGAAAACACAGTTTGCTTGCTAAGTATTGGTGAAGGCGAAAAGTCAAGAATTTATAAAACCTCTGATAGCGGAAAAACTTGGAAATTAGTCTATAAGAACACAAATCCAAAGGCTTTTTTTGATGCTCTAGCCTTTTGGGATGAAAAACACGGGATTGCTTTTAGTGACCCTGTTGACGGGCATTTTCTAATCATTACAACTAGTGATGGTGGAGAAACTTGGCAAGAAATCCCTCAAAAAAACATTCCTCCTGCCCTAGATGGAGAGTCTGCTTTTGCTGCAAGTGGTAGTTGTATTACCGTTTTTGGAAAAACTAACGCTTGGATTGGCACAGGTGGCACTCAAGCACGTGTTTTTCGCTCAACAAATCGTGGAAAAACTTGGGAAGTCTCTAACACCCCTATAATTAGCGGTAGCAGTTCTACAGGAATTTTTTCTCTTGCTTTCAAAGACGCTAAAATGGGTGTCGCGGTTGGAGGAGACTTTCAAAACCCAGCAGAAACTAAAAAAACGGCTGCTTATACGACTGATGGCGGCAAGACATGGCAGTTAGTTAAACAAACTTCAAAAAGTAATATTTCTCCTCTTCCAAATGGCTATCGCTCAAGTGTTGCTTATTTACCTACTAATAAAAATCTTCTTTTAACAGTTGGACTAAATGGAACAGATTATTCTTTAGATGGTGGACGAAGTTGGAAAATGGCTAACTCAGAGGGTTTTAATACATTTGCTTGTCAAGCTTTAGAATGCTGGGCAATTGGAGCAAATGGAAAAATAGCAAAACTTGAAGCTAAAAAACTTCTGCAACAAGTTTCTACAACGAGTAAATAA